In the Gorilla gorilla gorilla isolate KB3781 chromosome 10, NHGRI_mGorGor1-v2.1_pri, whole genome shotgun sequence genome, one interval contains:
- the DHX37 gene encoding probable ATP-dependent RNA helicase DHX37 isoform X4: protein MGKLRRRYNIKGRQQAGPGPSKGSPEPPPVQLELEDKDTLKGVDASNALVLPGKKKKKTKAPPLSKKEKKPLTKKEKKVLQKILEQKEKKSQRAEMLQKLSEVQASEAEMRLFYTTSKLGTGDRMYHTKEKVDEVVAPGQEKISSLSGAHRKRRRWPSAEEEEEESESELEEESELDEDPAAEPAEAGVGTTVAPLPPAPAPSSQPVPAGMTVPPPPAAAPPLPRALAKPAVFIPVNRSPEMQEERLKLPILSEEQVIMEAVAEHPIVIVCGETGSGKTTQVPQFLYEAGFSSEDSIIGVTEPRRVAAVAMSQRVAKEMNLSQRVISYQIRYEGNVTEDTRIKFMTDGVLLKEIQKDFLLLRYKVVIIDEAHERSVYTDILIGLLSRIVTLRAKRNLPLKLLIMSATLRVEDFTQNPRLFAKPPPVIKVESRQFPVTVHFNKRTPLEDYSGECFRKVCKIHRMLPAGGILVFLTGQAEVHALCRRLRKAFPPSRARPQEKDDDQKDSVEEMRKFKKSRARAKKARAEVLPQISLDHYSVLPAGEGDEDREAEVDEEEGALDSDLDLDLGDGGQDGGEQPDASLPLHVLPLYSLLAPEKQAQVFKPPPEGTRLCVVATNVAETSLTIPGIKYVVDCGKVKKRYYDRVTGVSSFRVTWVSQASADQRAGRAGRTEPGHCYRLYSSAVFGDFEQFPPPEITRRPVEDLILQMKALNVEKVINFPFPTPPSVEALLAAEELLIALGALQPPRKAERVKQLQENRLSCPITALGRTMATFPVAPRYAKMLALSRQHGCLPYAITIVASMTVRELFEELDRPAASDEERARLKSKRARVAQMKRTWAGQGASLKLGDLMVLLGAVGSCEYAGCTPQFCEANGLRYKAMMEIRRLRGQLTTAAIPPAIFHHRCGLDPSSLPHVPQSLLMQKDEVLPWTLPQLSSANTSCHQHPGKLGRKEMSSNIWQEDHA from the exons ACAAGGACACGTTGAAGGGAGTTGATGCAAGCAACGCGCTCGTTCTACcggggaagaagaaaaagaagaccaaAGCCCCTCCCCTGTcgaagaaggagaagaagcctCTGaccaagaaggagaagaaagtgcTGCAGAAAATCTtagaacagaaggagaaaaagagccAG CGAGCAGAGATGCTACAGAAGCTGAGTGAAGTCCAGGCTTCCGAAGCTGAGATGAGACTCTTTTATACCACTTCCAAGCTAGGCACTGGGGACCGCATGTACCACACCAAAGA GAAGGTTGACGAGGTGGTAGCCCCGGGCCAGGAGAAGATCAGCAGCCTCAGCGGTGCCCACCGGAAGCGTCGCCGCTGGCCCtcagctgaggaggaggaggaggagtcggAATCGGAGCTGGAGGAGGAGTCGGAGCTGGACGAGGACCCGGCTGCAGAGCCGGCTGAGGCTGGTGTGGGGACCACCGTGGCACCTCTGCCGCCAGCTCCAGCACCCAGCAGTCAGCCCGTGCCGGCTGGGATGActgttcctcctcctccagctgcaGCCCCACCACTGCCCAGGGCCCTGGCTAAGCCCGCCGTCTTCATCCCCGTGAACCGCTCCCCGGAAATGCAG GAAGAACGGCTGAAGCTCCCAATTCTCTCCGAAGAACAAGTAATCATGGAGGCTGTGGCCGAGCACCCCATTGTCATCGTGTGTGGTGAGACCGGCAGCGGGAAGACCACAcaagtgcctcagtttctctatgaAGCAGGCTTCAGCAG TGAAGACAGCATCATCGGTGTCACGGAGCCCCGCCGAGTGGCCGCCGTGGCCATGTCCCAGCGAGTGGCCAAGGAGATGAATCTGTCCCAGCG GGTCATCTCCTACCAGATCCGGTATGAAGGAAACGTGACAGAGGACACCAGAATCAAGTTCATGACGGATGGTgtgctgctgaaagaaatccaGAAG GACTTCCTGCTGCTGCGGTACAAGGTGGTGATCATCGACGAGGCCCACGAGAGGAGCGTGTACACGGACATCCTCATCGGCCTCCTGTCCCGCATTGTGACTCTCCGGGCTAAG AGGAACCTGCCACTCAAGCTGCTCATCATGTCGGCCACGCTGCGGGTGGAGGACTTCACCCAGAATCCGCGGCTCTTCGCCAAGCCGCCCCCGGTCATCAAG GTGGAATCCAGGCAGTTCCCAGTGACTGTGCATTTCAACAAGCGGACACCGCTGGAAGACTACAGTGGCGAGTGCTTCCGGAAGGTCTGCAAGATCCACCGGATGCTGCCCGCAG GTGGCATCCTGGTGTTCCTGACGGGACAGGCTGAGGTGCATGCGCTGTGCCGCAGGCTCAGGAAGGCTTTCCCACCCTCCAGAGCCCGGCCACAAG aaaaggACGACGATCAGAAAGACTCGGTGGAGGAAATGCGGAAGTTTAAGAAGTCAAGGGCCAGGGCCAAGAAGGCGCGGGCCGAG GTGCTGCCCCAGATCAGCTTGGATCATTACTCGGTGTTACCAGCAGGCGAAGGCGATGAGgacagggaggcagaagtggatGAGGAAGAGGGGGCCCTGGACTCCGACCTCGATCTGGACCTGGGGGATGGCGGGCAAGATGGAG GTGAGCAGCCGGATGCCTCCCTCCCGCTCCACGTGCTCCCGCTGTACTCTCTGCTGGCCCCAGAGAAGCAAGCACAG GTCTTTAAGCCTCCACCGGAGGGGACTCGGTTGTGTGTTGTGGCCACCAATGTGGCCGAGACATCTCTTACCATCCCTGGCATCAAGTACGTGGTGGACTGTGGGAAGGTCAAGAAGCGCTACTACGACCGCGTCACCGGCGTATCCTCCTTCCGTGTCACCTGGGTCTCCCAGGCATCAGCTGACCAGCGAGCGGGCAGAGCAGGACGGACAGAGCCCGGCCACTGCTACAG GCTGTATTCATCTGCGGTTTTTGGTGACTTCGAGCAGTTTCCTCCTCCAGAAATCACCCGGAGGCCTGTTGAAGACTTAATCCTTCAAATGAAGGCTCTCAACGTTGAAAAG GTCATCAACTTCCCCTTCCCGACGCCCCCCTCCGTGGAAGCCCTTCTTGCCGCCGAGGAGCTGTTGATCGCCCTGGGTGCCCTGCAACCGCCCCGAAAAGCAGAAAG ggtgaAGCAACTGCAGGAGAACCGGCTGAGCTGCCCCATCACTGCGCTGGGCCGGACAATGGCCACGTTCCCCGTGGCACCCCGCTACGCCAAGATGCTGGCGCTGAGCCGACAACACGGCTGCCTGCCCTATGCCATCACCATCGTGGCCAGCATGACGGTGCGGGAGCTGTTTGAGGAGCTGGACAG ACCAGCGGCCAGTGACGAGGAGCGCGCCAGGCTGAAGAGCAAGCGGGCCCGGGTGGCCCAGATGAAGAGGacctgggcagggcagggggctTCTCTGAAGCTCGGCGACCTCATGGTGCTGCTGG GCGCCGTGGGATCCTGCGAGTATGCCGGCTGCACACCCCAGTTTTGCGAAGCCAACGGGCTGCGGTACAAAGCCATGATGGAGATCCGGCGCCTGCGGGGCCAGCTGACCACCGCAG CGATACCTCCTGCCATTTTCCATCACCGCTGTGGCCTGGACCCCTCTTCCCTCCCACATGTCCCCCAGAGCCTTCTCATGCAGAAGGATGAGGTCTTGCCCTGGACTCTACCTCAGCTCAGCAGCGCAAATACTTCCTGCCACCAACACCCAGGCAAGCTTGGGAGGAAGGAAATGTCCTCCAACATATGGCAAGAGGACCATGCGTAG